The Gallus gallus isolate bGalGal1 chromosome 3, bGalGal1.mat.broiler.GRCg7b, whole genome shotgun sequence genome window below encodes:
- the OST4 gene encoding dolichyl-diphosphooligosaccharide--protein glycosyltransferase subunit 4, which produces MVTDVQLAIFANMLGVSLFLLVVLYHYVAVNNPKRQE; this is translated from the coding sequence ATGGTGACGGACGTGCAGCTCGCCATCTTCGCCAACATGCTGGGCGTGTCGCTCTTCCTGCTCGTCGTGCTCTACCACTACGTGGCCGTTAACAACCCCAAGCGGCAGGAGTGA